One genomic region from Gossypium hirsutum isolate 1008001.06 chromosome D13, Gossypium_hirsutum_v2.1, whole genome shotgun sequence encodes:
- the LOC107920142 gene encoding lysine-specific demethylase JMJ25, protein MKEGEVVGEESFWNGEMVPFIAPPEELQCARNGRKWRCSRWRIHGESYCEFHFLHQKNRCKQNPAKTRPHKKKRKRTNQNERVEEEKGISVLDKDYGNGGEVEPWSRRTRNAKFAAEKQENGPKSKGKKDGNGDKRESFSRTGNVSSAEKMEVAGGGYCHQCHQLKSRVQFCRKCQRKRYCDSCIKKWYPRFPEKAIAGSCPFCRKICNCKSCLRSDQLMKDVKNSGLPLNKEERIKHFKYLISLLYPFLKQFNEEQMKEIELQAKIQGLRSSEMELLRAVSSDYERLYCNNCKTSIVDLHRVCPKCSYELCLTCCWEIRGKCLRGGDKMVQRYFDRGKAYLHGGEPLSLDKEKNKTSSRKYVKLPSEWQVKGNGDIPCPVEKLGGCGHKCLELKCMLPANWVSMLKIKAERLVKLHKLDNGLGTLTGHCSCLFDNEIGVVNDAIQEHGSKERLYSPLAKDLQQGDLEHFQWHWIKGEPVIVRNVHELTSGLSWEPMVLWRAFRDVSNKKGSSNVNVRAIDCLDLCEVELNIHKFFMGYLEGCVHSNSWPQILKLKDWPPSNHFEELLPRHCAEFVSSLPFLEYTNPFSGILNMAAKLPANILKPDLGPKTYIAYGFVEELGRGDSVTKLHFDMSDAVNVLVHSAEVIHTSDQLADIEILKMRHVRQDQMELYGNYKDSNLPLEEQVGMDVWPKHLKMESITSKKEVNPCQCSDSTTKLLMRTLGFQNEENSKLDKESNGRIKEAHTSDTSFSNMHFPNGWDEDSCLLMKGQVDADVMVKVVKSPKRKSRTRKKKVKSCQTSLLVQNKEELEVGESNRKIYKTHSDKAIDACLTNEASGGGALWDIFRRQDVPKLEEYLRKHHREFRHVYCSPVDQVVHPIHDQTFYLNMHHKRKLKEEFGVEPWTIIQKLGEAIFIPAGCPHQVRNLKSCTKVALDFVSPENIHECIRLTEEFRVLPHEHRSKEDKLEVKKMMLHALKYAVEELEKFTA, encoded by the exons ATGAAAGAAGGGGAGGTTGTGGGAGAAGAGTCGTTCTGGAACGGCGAAATGGTACCATTTATAGCACCTCCGGAAGAGCTTCAGTGTGCAAGAAACGGACGTAAATGGCGTTGTAGCCGCTGGAGGATCCACGGTGAATCATACTGCGAATTTCATTTTCTCCACCAAAAGAACCGTTGCAAGCAAAACCCTGCGAAAACCAGGCCACataagaagaagaggaagaggacTAATCAAAATGAACGAGTGGAAGAAGAAAAGGGTATTTCTGTTTTGGACAAGGACTATGGGAATGGTGGAGAAGTTGAGCCTTGGTCACGGAGGACTAGGAATGCCAAGTTTGCAGCGGAGAAACAAGAGAATGGCCCCAAATCCAAG GGGAAGAAAGATGGAAACGGTGACAAAAGGGAGTCATTTTCAAGGACTGGCAATGTCTCCTCAGCTGAAAAAATGGAAGTTGCG GGCGGTGGTTATTGCCATCAGTGCCATCAGCTCAAAAGCCGAGTGCAGTTCTGCCGCAAGTGTCAACGTAAACGCTACTGTGATTCATGCATAAAAAAATG GTACCCGCGGTTTCCAGAGAAAGCCATAGCTGGGTCCTGCCCATTTTGCCGTAAAATTTGCAACTGTAAATCATGTTTGCGTTCGGACCAACTCATGAAG GATGTCAAAAACTCTGGACTGCCATtgaataaagaagaaagaatTAAACACTTCAAGTATCTAATCTCCTTGTTGTATCCTTTCCTGAAACAATTTAATGAGGAGCAAATGAAGGAAATAGAGCTACAAGCCAAGATCCAAG GATTAAGGTCATCAGAGATGGAACTACTTCGGGCTGTTTCTAGTGATTACGAACGTTTGTATTG CAATAATTGCAAAACATCAATAGTTGATCTCCACAGAGTCTGCCCAAAATGTTCATATGAGCTTTGCCTCACTTGTTGTTGGGAAATTCGGGGTAAATGCTTGCGGGGTGGAGATAAAATGGTCCAAAGATATTTTGACAGAGGGAAAGCTTACTTACATGGAGGGGAACCTTTATCATTAGATAAGGAAAAGAACAAGACAAGCTCCAGGAAATATGTCAAGCTACCATCTGAGTGGCAAGTAAAGGGAAATGGTGACATCCCCTGCCCAGTGGAAAAACTGGGTGGTTGTGGACACAAGTGCTTGGAGTTGAAATGCATGTTGCCAGCCAATTGGGTTTCTATGTTGAAAATCAAAGCTGAAAGATTGGTTAAGTTGCATAAACTTGACAATGGGCTTGGAACCTTAACAGGACATTGTTCTTGTCTATTTGATAATGAGATTGGTGTTGTGAATGACGCAATACAGGAACACGGTAGTAAGGAACGCTTGTATTCTCCTTTGGCCAAAGATTTACAACAGGGGGATCTAGAGCATTTTCAGTGGCATTGGATTAAGGGAGAGCCAGTGATTGTTAGGAATGTTCATGAATTAACCTCTGGCTTAAGTTGGGAGCCAATGGTACTGTGGCGTGCATTCCGTGATGTATCAAATAAGAAAGGTTCTTCAAACGTTAATGTGAGAGCAATTGATTGTCTTGACTTGTGCGAG GTTGAACTAAACATTCATAAATTTTTCATGGGATATTTAGAGGGTTGTGTACATAGTAACTCTTGGCCTCAGATTCTGAAACTAAAAGATTGGCCCCCATCAAATCATTTTGAGGAGCTCCTACCACGCCATTGTGCAGAATTTGTCAGTTCCTTGCCGTTTTTGGAATACACGAATCCTTTCTCAGGCATCCTCAACATGGCAGCAAAATTGCCTGCAAACATTTTGAAGCCTGACCTTGGTCCAAAAACATATATAGCTTATGGATTTGTTGAAGAGCTTGGGCGTGGAGACTCAGTGACCAAGCTTCATTTTGACATGTCGGACGCG GTGAATGTTTTGGTGCACTCAGCTGAAGTGATTCATACCTCTGACCAGCTTGCTGatatagaaattttgaaaatgaggcaTGTAAGACAAGATCAAATGGAGTTATATGGCAATTACAAGGACTCCAATTTGCCTTTGGAAGAGCAAGTAGGTATGGACGTTTGGCCGAAGCATTTGAAGATGGAAAGTATAACTAGCAAGAAGGAAGTGAATCCATGTCAATGTTCAGATTCAACAACTAAATTGCTGATGAGAACTTTAGGATTTCAAAATGAAGAGAACTCTAAATTGGATAAAGAAAGCAACGGGAGAATTAAAGAGGCTCATACCagtgatacctcattttcaaatATGCATTTTCCTAATGGCTGGGACGAAGATTCTTGTTTGCTGATGAAAGGGCAAGTTGATGCTGATGTCATGGTTAAAGTTGTGAAGTCGCCAAAGAGAAAAAGTAGAACTAGAAAGAAGAAAGTGAAATCTTGTCAAACATCATTGTTGGTTCAAAATAAAGAGGAATTAGAAGTGGGTGAAAGTAATAGGAAAATATATAAGACTCATTCTG ATAAAGCTATAGATGCGTGTTTAACAAATGAAGCATCTGGAGGTGGGGCTCTTTGGGATATTTTTCGTAGGCAAGATGTTCCCAAACTTGAGGAATACCTTAGGAAGCATCATAGAGAATTCAGGCATGTTTATTGCTCTCCAGTGGATCAG GTTGTGCACCCGATTCATGATCAAACTTTCTACCTGAACATGCACCATAAGAGAAAGCTCAAGGAGGAGTTTG GAGTCGAGCCTTGGACCATTATACAAAAACTTGGAGAAGCGATCTTTATACCTGCTGGTTGTCCTCATCAAGTGAGAAATCTCAAG